One window from the genome of Salvia miltiorrhiza cultivar Shanhuang (shh) chromosome 7, IMPLAD_Smil_shh, whole genome shotgun sequence encodes:
- the LOC130992181 gene encoding transcription factor bHLH162-like: protein MKRSGKSVANKIERKIIEKNRRIRMKGLCFKLVSLIPDHIFKTAKEFSSHLDQLEQAAAYIKILRGRIEELERRKREAMMKMATNSNGLKNAANMGEISELPILKIKDLGCDLEVLLISGLKKKFTLHQIITILEDGGAQVVSLNLATVGDKIFHTLLAKVKFPRVGVDTSRITTRMHELIL from the exons GTGGCGAATAAAATAGAAcgaaagataattgaaaaaaatcgAAGAATTCGGATGAAGGGTCTTTGCTTTAAGCTGGTTTCCCTCATTCCTGATCACATTTTTAAAACAGCAAAG GAATTTTCTTCACATCTAGATCAGCTAGAACAGGCAGCTGCTTACATCAAGATTCTGAGGGGAAGAATAGAAGAAttagagagaagaaaaagagaagcaATGATGAAGATGGCAACGAATAGTAATGGCTTAAAAAATGCAGCAAATATGGGTGAAATATCAGAATTgccaattttgaaaataaaagatTTGGGTTGTGATTTGGAGGTGCTTTTGATTAGTGGGCTCAAGAAAAAATTCACGTTGCATCAAATTATCACCATTCTTGAAGATGGAGGAGCTCAAGTGGTTAGTCTCAACCTTGCCACTGTTGGTGACAAGATTTTTCACACTCTTCTTGCTAAG GTTAAGTTTCCGAGGGTTGGCGTGGATACTTCAAGAATAACTACGAGGATGCATGAATTGATTTTGTGA
- the LOC130992164 gene encoding eukaryotic translation initiation factor 2 subunit beta-like, whose product MAEDENQNEVKEEVKDDGGDIAPFDPSKKKKKKKPVAQELPEDDSVDTIAEKTESLSVSDGLETSFAGLKKKKKKPAHTDLNEEKETVGEDVDDTIGEDEEGEGIVLEQNPWEGSDRDYEYEELLGRVFNILRENNPELAGDRRRTVMRPPQVLREGTKKTVFVNFMDLCKTMHRQPEHVMTFLLAEMGTSGSLDGQQRLVVKGRFAPKNFEGILRRYINEYVICNGCKSPDTILSKENRLFFLRCEKCGSGRSVAQIKAGFVARVGRRKAGT is encoded by the exons ATGGCGGAGGACGAAAATCAGAATGAGGTGAAAGAGGAGGTTAAGGATGATGGTGGGGAT ATTGCTCCATTTGACCcttcaaagaagaagaagaagaagaagccagTGGCTCAAGAACTACCTGAAGATGATTCTGTTGATACTATAGCTGAGAAAACTGAGAGCTTGTCTG TTTCTGATGGTCTTGAAACTTCATTTGCTGGtctaaagaagaagaagaaaaaaccg GCACATACTGATCTgaatgaagaaaaagaaaccGTGGGAGAAGATGTGGATG ATACAATTGGAGAGGATGAGGAAGGAGAAGGAATTGTTCTGGAACAAAATCCATGGGAAGGAAGTGATCGGGATTATGAATATGAGGAG CTTCTTGGGAGGGTTTTCAACATTCTTCGTGAGAATAACCCTGAGCTTGCTGGGGATAGGCGCAGGACAGTAATGAGACCTCCCCAAGTACTTCGTGAAGGCACAAAGAAAACTGTTTTTGTGAATTTTATGGATCTCTGCAAAAC GATGCACAGACAACCAGAGCATGTAATGACTTTCCTTCTTGCTGAAATGGGAACAAGTGGATCTCTTGATGGCCAACAAAGATTGGTTGTTAAAGGGAGGTTTGCTCCTAAGAATTTTGAGGGAATCTTGCGACGCTATATTA ATGAGTATGTCATATGCAATGGTTGCAAAAGTCCTGATACTATTCTTTCAAAGGAGAACCGTCTCTTCTTCCTCAGATGTGAGAAG